From Anaerohalosphaeraceae bacterium, one genomic window encodes:
- a CDS encoding glycoside hydrolase family 76 protein translates to MEGAVEYKPFWMGWGLCFLVGLTGPGVMSFACIEDLPAGSIFSQWGRETLETIERDHRLAGGGYSEDQSRTEPAYAWGHSILLLAYAQAAKADSVFCEKTENLIDFLQSYWVQENGIGGYDCLPEGRKKVERYYDDNAWIAMGLLDAYEACRKKDFLEQARKTIEFCLSGEAPQGGIWWRQEPASPGRGRNTCSTAPTAFACLRYCELTKDTGFLETAQRLLQWLEKTLQDEDGLFFDHIRQDGRIGRRKWSYNSAMPIRSWVRLYRLTGREEYLQKALRTALAARERWLDEKTGALHCEAMFAFTLIEAWVELAEVSGQEEWMQRARKGMEYVYQQVRDKEGRYSKRWDRPNPEPIQEWKLLYPSAAARGYWALAAAYKNKETNQSIRE, encoded by the coding sequence GTGGAAGGTGCAGTAGAATACAAACCTTTTTGGATGGGTTGGGGGCTGTGCTTTCTTGTCGGACTTACAGGTCCGGGTGTGATGTCATTTGCCTGTATAGAAGACCTTCCGGCCGGCAGCATTTTTTCACAGTGGGGTCGCGAGACGCTGGAGACAATCGAACGAGACCATCGGCTGGCGGGCGGCGGGTATTCGGAAGACCAAAGCCGCACGGAACCGGCCTATGCATGGGGACATTCCATCCTGCTGCTGGCCTATGCGCAGGCGGCAAAAGCGGATTCTGTCTTTTGCGAAAAGACGGAGAACCTGATTGACTTTCTGCAGTCGTATTGGGTTCAGGAAAACGGCATCGGCGGCTATGACTGCTTGCCGGAAGGGCGCAAGAAGGTCGAACGGTATTATGATGACAACGCCTGGATTGCCATGGGCCTGCTGGATGCGTATGAGGCCTGCAGAAAAAAAGACTTTCTGGAGCAGGCGAGGAAAACCATCGAGTTCTGTTTGAGCGGTGAAGCGCCGCAGGGCGGCATCTGGTGGCGCCAGGAGCCGGCCTCCCCCGGACGCGGACGAAATACCTGTTCGACGGCACCGACGGCCTTTGCGTGTCTGCGCTATTGCGAGCTGACGAAAGACACGGGCTTTCTGGAAACGGCACAGCGGCTTTTGCAATGGCTGGAAAAGACGCTCCAGGATGAGGATGGACTGTTTTTTGATCACATTCGGCAGGACGGGCGAATTGGGCGGCGGAAATGGTCGTATAACTCGGCGATGCCGATTCGAAGCTGGGTCCGGTTGTATCGACTGACAGGCCGAGAAGAGTATTTGCAGAAGGCTCTGCGGACGGCGCTGGCCGCTCGAGAGCGGTGGCTGGACGAAAAGACAGGGGCTTTGCACTGTGAAGCGATGTTTGCCTTTACCCTGATTGAGGCGTGGGTCGAGTTAGCGGAGGTTTCCGGTCAGGAAGAGTGGATGCAGAGGGCCCGAAAAGGGATGGAGTATGTTTATCAGCAGGTGCGGGACAAGGAGGGGCGTTATTCAAAACGTTGGGACCGGCCGAATCCGGAACCGATTCAGGAATGGAAGCTGCTGTATCCATCGGCGGCGGCCCGGGGATATTGGGCCCTGGCGGCGGCTTACAAAAACAAAGAAACCAACCAATCAATACGGGAGTGA
- a CDS encoding GH92 family glycosyl hydrolase — MKTGWKMWRNGVGIAAILALQAVCGAAKEKTAEPVDYVNPLVGTDSWFGFSTGNTYPAVGLPRGLNFWTPQTGKMGDGWIYQHDAHKICGFRQTHQPSPWINDYGAFALMPLEGQLVFDGEKRASWFSHKTEIAKPYYYKVYLADSDTTAEMTVTQRAAQFRFWFPDSEASYVVVDGFHKGSWVKAVPAERKIVGYCRNHNGGVPDNFANYFVVVFDRDFEEVTFWCDGQIHEGAPEQKGEHVMAAVRLKTRRNEPVCLKAASSFISVEQAELNLNREVGSDTFDQTCRKARDVWNEHLGRVEVRGGTKEQYQNFYTAMYRTLLFPRDFTEVDAQGQIVHYSPYNGKVLPGPMYTDNGFWDTFRAAFPLTTLLYPEENAQMMEGLANTYRESGWLPEWASPGHRDCMIGSHSASIIADSYLKGIRGYDIKTLYEAILKNTENSGPLGSVGRQGVSYYNELGYVPSDVGIRESAARTLEYSYDDFTIWKLAQALGRPQEEIERFRRRAQYYRNLFDSSTNFMRGRNKDGSWAGPFVPEKWGGDFTEGCAWHYTWSVFHDPQGLIDLMGGREAFVAKMDAVFTTPPKYDCSYYGFPIHEIIEMAVMNFGQYAHGNQPIQHMIYLYAYAGQPWKTQKWVREVMERLYHPTPDGLCGDEDNGQTSAWYVFSALGFYPVCPGTDEYVLGAPLFEEAVIRLSNGKKFIIAARGNSPENRYIQSARLNGRTITRTYLKHQELIKGGRLELRMGPVPNEKWGSRPEDAPYSMSREK, encoded by the coding sequence ATGAAGACGGGATGGAAAATGTGGCGGAACGGAGTCGGGATCGCGGCAATCCTTGCCTTGCAGGCCGTTTGCGGGGCGGCCAAAGAGAAGACGGCGGAGCCCGTTGATTATGTCAATCCGCTGGTCGGGACGGATTCGTGGTTTGGGTTTTCGACGGGCAACACATATCCGGCGGTCGGGCTGCCGCGGGGACTGAATTTCTGGACGCCGCAGACGGGCAAAATGGGCGACGGCTGGATTTATCAGCACGATGCGCACAAGATTTGCGGATTTCGCCAGACGCATCAGCCCAGCCCCTGGATTAATGATTACGGGGCGTTTGCTCTGATGCCGCTGGAGGGCCAGTTGGTTTTTGATGGAGAGAAGCGGGCCAGCTGGTTTTCGCACAAGACGGAGATTGCCAAGCCCTATTATTACAAGGTGTATCTGGCGGATTCGGATACGACAGCGGAGATGACAGTGACCCAGCGGGCGGCGCAATTCCGTTTTTGGTTTCCGGATTCAGAGGCGTCCTATGTGGTTGTGGACGGTTTTCACAAAGGCTCATGGGTGAAGGCCGTTCCGGCAGAGCGGAAGATTGTAGGATACTGCCGCAATCACAACGGCGGAGTGCCGGACAATTTTGCCAATTATTTTGTGGTGGTTTTTGACCGCGATTTTGAAGAAGTGACGTTCTGGTGTGACGGGCAGATTCACGAGGGGGCTCCGGAGCAGAAGGGCGAGCATGTGATGGCGGCGGTTCGGCTGAAGACCCGGCGGAATGAGCCGGTTTGCCTCAAAGCGGCCTCCTCTTTTATCAGCGTCGAGCAGGCGGAGCTGAATCTGAACCGGGAGGTTGGAAGCGATACATTTGACCAGACCTGCCGGAAGGCTCGGGATGTCTGGAATGAACATCTGGGGCGTGTGGAGGTTCGCGGCGGAACCAAAGAGCAGTACCAGAATTTCTATACGGCGATGTATCGCACCCTGCTGTTTCCGCGGGATTTTACAGAGGTCGATGCGCAGGGACAGATTGTGCATTACAGCCCCTATAACGGCAAGGTCCTGCCGGGGCCGATGTACACGGACAACGGTTTCTGGGATACCTTCCGGGCGGCCTTTCCGCTGACAACGCTTTTGTATCCGGAAGAAAACGCGCAGATGATGGAGGGGCTGGCCAATACGTACCGGGAAAGCGGATGGCTGCCGGAATGGGCCAGCCCGGGACATCGGGACTGCATGATTGGTTCGCATTCGGCGTCAATTATCGCCGATTCATATCTGAAAGGAATCCGGGGCTACGACATCAAGACGCTATACGAGGCGATTCTGAAAAATACGGAAAACAGCGGACCGCTCGGGTCTGTAGGGCGGCAGGGTGTGTCTTATTACAACGAACTGGGCTACGTCCCGTCTGATGTCGGCATTCGGGAAAGCGCTGCGAGGACACTCGAGTACAGTTATGATGACTTTACTATCTGGAAGCTGGCGCAGGCCCTTGGGCGTCCGCAGGAGGAAATCGAGCGGTTCCGCAGGCGTGCTCAGTATTATCGAAATCTGTTTGATTCCTCCACGAATTTTATGCGGGGACGCAACAAAGACGGAAGCTGGGCCGGCCCGTTTGTTCCGGAAAAATGGGGCGGCGATTTTACAGAGGGCTGTGCATGGCATTATACCTGGTCGGTTTTTCATGACCCGCAGGGGCTGATTGACCTGATGGGCGGGCGGGAGGCGTTTGTCGCCAAAATGGATGCGGTCTTCACCACACCGCCCAAGTATGACTGTTCTTATTATGGATTTCCGATTCACGAGATTATTGAGATGGCGGTGATGAATTTCGGCCAGTATGCCCACGGCAACCAGCCGATTCAGCATATGATTTATCTGTATGCCTATGCCGGACAGCCCTGGAAGACGCAGAAATGGGTGCGGGAGGTGATGGAGCGGCTGTATCATCCGACGCCGGACGGCCTTTGCGGGGATGAAGACAACGGACAGACCTCGGCGTGGTATGTGTTCTCGGCGCTGGGGTTTTATCCGGTCTGTCCGGGGACGGACGAGTATGTGCTGGGAGCGCCTTTGTTTGAGGAGGCGGTGATTCGGCTTTCAAATGGTAAAAAGTTTATCATTGCAGCCAGGGGGAACTCTCCGGAAAATCGGTATATTCAGTCGGCCAGACTGAACGGGCGAACCATTACCCGGACTTATTTAAAACATCAGGAGTTGATAAAGGGAGGACGACTGGAGCTGAGGATGGGACCGGTACCCAATGAAAAATGGGGCAGCAGGCCGGAGGATGCGCCATATTCGATGTCTCGGGAAAAATAG
- a CDS encoding MFS transporter, translating to MKNKTGAILLAFFVMGVADAMGPFSEAVRQNYQLSNVMATLLSFFVFIAFAVFSVPGGVLAAKIGKKNLLLLGLGLNAAAMLIPCLFEPGFAFLLGCIFVLGVGTTLLQVAGNPILRDVGAEGKYSRNLSLAQGFKGVGSTISSYLVTAAAGFFLLERLGWRAVFPIFFVLMLITFIWAALLKVEETKADVPPSIGSSLALLGKPFVAFAVFGIFLYVGAEVCMGRFLMPLMKGMGVAEGTASKFGPAFFFLMLTAGRLLGPVVLHWITPRIFFVISAVLGLAGALTLMFGNAMLAPLGVLAAGLGYANIWPMLFSITVEKDPKHSSELSGLMCMAIAGGAVVPLLMGKFVDSGWGQNAFLVPAVCFVYLLVLSLWKEAKKEAVCG from the coding sequence ATGAAGAACAAAACCGGAGCGATTTTGCTGGCGTTTTTTGTGATGGGGGTCGCCGATGCGATGGGGCCGTTTTCGGAGGCCGTGCGTCAGAATTATCAGCTGAGCAATGTGATGGCGACGCTGCTGTCCTTCTTTGTGTTTATCGCCTTTGCGGTGTTCAGCGTGCCGGGCGGCGTTCTGGCGGCTAAAATCGGTAAGAAGAATCTGCTGCTGCTGGGGCTGGGGCTGAATGCGGCGGCAATGCTGATTCCCTGCCTGTTTGAGCCTGGATTCGCCTTTCTGCTGGGCTGTATTTTTGTGCTGGGGGTGGGCACAACCCTGCTGCAGGTAGCCGGCAATCCCATTTTGCGGGATGTCGGTGCCGAGGGCAAGTACAGCCGGAATCTGAGTCTGGCGCAGGGGTTCAAGGGGGTCGGCAGCACGATTTCGTCTTATCTGGTCACGGCAGCGGCCGGATTCTTTCTGCTGGAGCGTCTGGGCTGGCGGGCGGTCTTCCCGATTTTCTTTGTCCTGATGCTGATTACCTTTATCTGGGCGGCCTTGCTGAAGGTTGAGGAAACCAAAGCCGATGTGCCGCCGAGCATCGGGTCCAGTTTAGCCCTGCTGGGCAAACCGTTTGTTGCCTTTGCCGTCTTTGGAATATTTCTGTATGTAGGGGCGGAGGTGTGCATGGGGCGGTTTTTAATGCCCCTGATGAAAGGAATGGGAGTGGCGGAAGGCACGGCTTCCAAGTTCGGGCCTGCGTTCTTCTTCCTGATGCTCACGGCCGGGCGGCTTTTGGGGCCGGTGGTGCTGCATTGGATTACGCCGCGGATATTTTTCGTGATTTCAGCGGTCCTGGGGCTTGCAGGCGCGCTGACTTTGATGTTCGGCAATGCCATGCTGGCGCCGCTGGGTGTCCTGGCGGCCGGATTGGGCTATGCAAACATCTGGCCGATGCTGTTTTCCATTACGGTCGAAAAAGACCCCAAACACAGCAGTGAGCTGAGCGGGCTGATGTGTATGGCAATCGCAGGCGGGGCAGTCGTGCCGCTGCTGATGGGCAAGTTTGTGGACAGCGGCTGGGGACAGAACGCCTTTTTGGTTCCCGCGGTCTGTTTTGTGTATTTGCTGGTGCTTTCGCTATGGAAAGAAGCAAAAAAAGAGGCGGTTTGTGGCTAA
- a CDS encoding ROK family protein, translating into MENWKKDPRTVLTLDAGGTNFVFSAMQGFEEVVEPVHLPAYANDLAKSLETMVSGFRQVSSRLKTKPAAISFAFPGPADYPNGIIDNVGNLPAYAGGVALKDFLEETFGIPVFINNDGDLFAYGEAIAGFLPKVNRMLEEAGSPKRYSKLFGVTLGTGFGGGIVADGRLYVGDNSAAGEIWIVRQKRHPNSFAEEGVSIRAVRGSYARLAGIPFEQAPSPKEIYEIGIGQREGNRAAAVGAYAELGEVLGDALANAITLLDGLIVIGGGLSAAYPLFIEAVLKEMNRQLESYSGKKFNRLVQRCFDLESEEGRRAFLAGQVKEITVPGSRRTVCYDSMKRIGLGRAVMETSRAVSVGAYAFALSQLDR; encoded by the coding sequence ATGGAGAATTGGAAGAAAGACCCGAGGACAGTACTGACGCTCGATGCGGGCGGTACAAACTTTGTTTTTTCGGCGATGCAGGGTTTTGAGGAGGTTGTCGAGCCGGTTCATCTGCCGGCCTATGCGAATGACCTTGCCAAGAGTCTGGAAACGATGGTCAGCGGGTTTCGGCAGGTGAGCAGCCGATTGAAAACAAAGCCGGCGGCCATCAGTTTTGCCTTTCCCGGGCCGGCGGATTATCCGAACGGAATTATCGATAATGTCGGGAATCTGCCGGCATATGCGGGCGGCGTGGCCCTGAAAGATTTTCTCGAAGAGACCTTTGGGATTCCGGTTTTTATCAATAATGACGGCGATTTGTTTGCATATGGAGAGGCCATTGCCGGGTTCCTGCCGAAGGTCAATCGGATGCTCGAGGAGGCCGGCTCGCCGAAGCGGTATTCAAAGCTGTTCGGCGTGACGCTGGGAACAGGATTTGGCGGCGGGATTGTGGCAGACGGCCGGCTGTATGTCGGGGACAACTCCGCAGCCGGAGAAATCTGGATTGTCCGCCAGAAACGGCATCCGAACAGTTTTGCGGAGGAAGGGGTGAGTATCCGTGCAGTGCGGGGTTCGTATGCCCGGCTGGCGGGAATCCCGTTTGAACAAGCTCCCAGTCCCAAGGAGATTTATGAAATCGGGATCGGCCAGAGAGAGGGAAATCGAGCGGCGGCCGTCGGGGCCTATGCGGAACTGGGTGAAGTCCTCGGCGATGCCCTGGCAAACGCCATTACATTGTTGGATGGGCTGATTGTCATCGGCGGCGGGCTGTCAGCGGCGTATCCTTTGTTTATCGAGGCGGTGCTGAAGGAAATGAACAGGCAGCTGGAAAGCTACAGCGGCAAGAAGTTTAACCGGCTGGTGCAGCGGTGCTTTGATTTGGAAAGCGAAGAGGGACGCCGGGCCTTTCTAGCCGGGCAGGTCAAAGAAATTACCGTTCCCGGCTCCCGGCGGACGGTTTGCTATGATTCGATGAAGCGGATAGGGCTCGGACGGGCGGTGATGGAAACCAGCCGGGCCGTTTCGGTAGGGGCATATGCCTTTGCGTTGAGTCAGCTGGACAGATAA
- a CDS encoding glycoside hydrolase family 125 protein, protein MIRLEAVSGLIQWTVLLGWAAGGIAQAAEQYVSRRPPVEKRTFVSEAVEETIRQVKPQIRDPKLAWMFENCFPNTLDTTVDFEIIDGKPDTFIITGDIDAMWLRDSTCQVWPYMPLIQKDAKLRQMIAGLINRQTKCVLLDPYANAFYKDMNRPSHWASDRPAPGPSVHERKWEVDSLCYVIRLAYEYWRQTGDMSCFDADWDRAMRRIVSTFRTEQRKDGQSPYRFIRVTSRMTDAPVFDGTGQPMRPAGMIASMFRPSDDATVLPFLVPSNLFAVQTLRQLAEIYEKGRIDKTFARECRQLADEVEKAVLKWGTARHLQFGTIYAYEADGFGNVLFMDDSNVPSLLSLPYLGICRPKDPLYQRTRQFLLSEWNPWYLKGKAAEGAGSPHTGKTHIWPMGVILRALTSQDPQEIQMCLHLLKTTDADTGFMHEAFHKDNPNDFTRHWFAWANTLFGELILKVYHEHPDLLKLEEI, encoded by the coding sequence ATGATTCGGCTGGAAGCCGTAAGCGGATTGATTCAATGGACGGTCTTGCTGGGATGGGCGGCAGGCGGGATTGCCCAGGCGGCCGAACAATATGTCTCCCGCCGTCCGCCTGTGGAAAAGAGAACCTTTGTGAGCGAGGCGGTGGAGGAGACGATTCGGCAGGTCAAACCGCAGATTCGAGATCCGAAACTGGCCTGGATGTTTGAGAATTGTTTTCCGAATACCCTCGATACGACCGTGGATTTTGAAATCATCGACGGAAAACCCGACACCTTTATTATTACGGGCGATATTGATGCAATGTGGCTGCGGGATTCGACCTGTCAGGTCTGGCCTTATATGCCGCTGATTCAAAAAGATGCAAAACTGCGTCAGATGATTGCAGGACTAATCAATCGTCAGACAAAGTGTGTTCTGCTGGACCCGTATGCGAATGCGTTTTACAAGGATATGAATCGTCCTTCTCACTGGGCGTCGGACCGTCCGGCGCCGGGGCCGAGTGTTCATGAGCGCAAATGGGAGGTGGATTCGCTCTGCTATGTGATTCGGCTGGCGTATGAATATTGGCGGCAAACGGGAGATATGTCCTGTTTTGATGCCGACTGGGACCGGGCGATGCGGCGGATTGTCTCCACATTCAGAACAGAACAGCGAAAGGACGGGCAAAGTCCCTACCGATTTATCCGGGTTACATCGCGAATGACCGATGCGCCGGTCTTTGACGGGACGGGTCAGCCGATGCGTCCGGCGGGAATGATTGCTTCGATGTTCCGTCCCTCCGATGATGCGACCGTGCTGCCGTTTTTGGTCCCTTCGAATCTCTTTGCGGTCCAGACGCTGCGGCAGCTTGCGGAAATATACGAGAAGGGGCGAATAGATAAGACCTTTGCGCGGGAATGCAGGCAGCTGGCCGACGAGGTGGAAAAGGCCGTTTTGAAATGGGGGACAGCCAGACATCTGCAGTTCGGGACGATTTACGCCTATGAGGCGGACGGATTCGGCAATGTTCTGTTTATGGATGATTCGAATGTGCCCAGCCTGCTGTCGCTGCCGTATCTGGGCATTTGCCGTCCGAAAGACCCGCTGTATCAGCGGACGCGTCAGTTTCTGCTGAGTGAGTGGAATCCCTGGTATCTGAAAGGCAAAGCCGCCGAAGGGGCCGGCAGCCCGCATACCGGCAAGACGCATATCTGGCCGATGGGCGTCATTTTGCGGGCGCTGACCAGTCAGGACCCGCAGGAGATTCAGATGTGTCTGCATCTGCTGAAAACGACAGACGCCGACACGGGTTTTATGCATGAGGCCTTTCATAAAGACAATCCAAACGATTTTACCCGTCATTGGTTTGCCTGGGCAAATACCCTTTTCGGCGAACTGATTCTGAAGGTGTATCACGAACATCCGGACCTGCTGAAGCTGGAAGAGATTTAA
- a CDS encoding GxGYxYP family putative glycoside hydrolase — MNFLVLTAAVLCLGGSTAESVSAEKLSIQRSPLYGPLKPLETGQTIYVFVKKADTPDSQFVAVQTLQGIAARTSGPRIWIDLGDPTFPEYLSAKYRVVFDRTYAEDFAGLLAALKSCTSSRYVLYDLRDRPSLSAATTMAGLLDAPAADVSLQEVFERAGYSTAMDLREKDCRWVYENYRKQISPEAIIIHTHTRRQHPSAAFLRDWGPALRALDWWYPDKELSRKVYQEIAVCSPVYGWQSPTSSDEGVTIQQHSESGFFQIPSDWMVNLSVHASLGPVMKERRFVQKAERKEPVRQEGVHTVTFILSDMDNILTEIGTHSFFSNRRFYRNPHRGQFPMGWGMAPALVELSPGGVEMWYEKATEKDAFVGYCGLGYFYPSHFPAMDVHAERLKDYLERADLRTLLLIDRLEPAKRLTEDYAHILEPFAQIDCLRGFFYLEYMAYAHSEGRIFWVGEKPIVTARFDFRQEKFYPHVRSSPEELAAALNAMPKNPNSPDGYSFVTVHAWSRGLDEVYETIRLLEPDVRVVGPEEFIELIRLNLWPK; from the coding sequence ATGAATTTTCTTGTTTTGACGGCTGCCGTCCTGTGTCTGGGCGGCAGTACGGCGGAGAGTGTGTCTGCAGAAAAACTTTCCATCCAGCGAAGTCCGCTGTATGGCCCCCTCAAGCCGCTGGAGACAGGGCAAACCATCTATGTGTTTGTCAAAAAAGCGGATACGCCGGACAGTCAGTTTGTTGCCGTGCAGACCCTGCAGGGGATTGCGGCTCGAACGAGCGGCCCTCGGATTTGGATTGACTTGGGAGATCCGACGTTTCCGGAATATCTTTCCGCCAAATACCGGGTTGTATTTGACCGAACGTATGCAGAAGATTTTGCAGGCCTCCTTGCTGCCCTGAAGTCCTGTACGAGCAGCCGGTATGTGTTGTATGATTTGCGTGATCGGCCCTCGCTGAGTGCGGCGACGACGATGGCGGGGCTTCTGGACGCGCCGGCGGCGGATGTCAGTCTCCAGGAGGTTTTTGAAAGGGCCGGCTATTCGACGGCTATGGATCTGCGTGAGAAAGACTGCCGATGGGTGTATGAGAATTATAGGAAGCAGATAAGTCCGGAGGCGATTATCATTCACACCCATACCCGCCGGCAGCATCCGAGTGCGGCCTTTCTCCGAGACTGGGGACCGGCGCTGCGGGCACTGGACTGGTGGTATCCGGATAAGGAGCTCTCACGGAAGGTCTATCAGGAAATCGCTGTCTGCTCACCGGTGTACGGCTGGCAGTCACCGACTTCCTCCGATGAAGGGGTGACGATTCAGCAGCATTCGGAGTCCGGTTTTTTTCAGATTCCCTCGGACTGGATGGTGAATCTGTCGGTTCACGCTTCTCTGGGGCCGGTGATGAAGGAGCGGCGGTTTGTCCAAAAAGCCGAACGAAAAGAGCCCGTACGGCAGGAAGGGGTTCATACCGTTACCTTCATTCTGAGTGATATGGACAACATTTTGACGGAAATCGGCACACATTCCTTCTTCTCGAACCGCCGGTTTTACCGAAATCCTCATCGGGGACAATTTCCGATGGGCTGGGGAATGGCCCCGGCTTTGGTCGAGTTATCCCCCGGTGGGGTGGAGATGTGGTACGAGAAGGCGACGGAAAAAGATGCCTTTGTCGGATACTGCGGACTGGGGTATTTTTATCCGAGTCATTTTCCAGCCATGGACGTGCATGCAGAACGGCTCAAAGACTATTTGGAGCGGGCGGACCTGCGGACGCTTTTGCTGATTGACCGGCTGGAGCCCGCCAAACGGCTCACGGAGGATTATGCCCATATCCTCGAGCCCTTTGCACAAATCGACTGCCTGCGGGGATTTTTCTATCTGGAGTATATGGCGTATGCTCATTCAGAAGGGCGGATTTTCTGGGTCGGCGAAAAACCCATTGTAACGGCCCGTTTTGATTTCCGGCAGGAAAAATTTTACCCGCATGTGCGTTCCAGTCCGGAGGAACTTGCGGCGGCTCTGAATGCCATGCCGAAAAATCCGAACAGCCCGGATGGATACAGTTTCGTAACAGTTCATGCCTGGAGCCGAGGGTTGGACGAGGTGTATGAGACCATCCGACTTCTGGAGCCCGACGTACGCGTTGTCGGTCCGGAAGAATTTATTGAGCTGATTCGGCTGAATCTGTGGCCGAAGTGA
- the sppA gene encoding signal peptide peptidase SppA: MDFDHYTPAEPSQSAPIPTAIPLQSPPPPPPRKKGLGWKIFWGVVLVLSILTNLLLLLALGGMAALVSSTAFSGLEQPFEESVLIDGPRHQTLAVINLKDLIDETASELVRKQLEQAADDSSVRGVIVRIDSPGGYVSSSDQIYNEIKRFREQTGKPAVAFMQSVAASGGYYSAVACDKIVAEPTVITGSIGVIMSHLVIQDLLEQKLGINPVVVKSGEKKDWPSLFHRTTEEQTAYLKEKLIQPAFERFLEVVCEGRRDVLTPEEVRRLADGSIYPASEALQKRLIDQIGYLHDAVAVTEQLAGIQGCRVIEYKERLAFWDLLAVQEKTSFKFDTKTLHQWTTPQLMYLWDGRQ; this comes from the coding sequence ATGGATTTTGACCACTATACACCGGCAGAGCCGTCACAGTCGGCTCCGATTCCGACAGCGATTCCCCTGCAGTCTCCTCCTCCGCCTCCTCCTCGCAAAAAAGGACTCGGCTGGAAAATTTTCTGGGGAGTAGTGCTGGTTCTTTCTATCCTGACCAACCTGCTCCTTTTGCTGGCTTTAGGGGGCATGGCCGCCCTCGTCTCCAGTACTGCTTTCAGCGGCCTTGAGCAGCCGTTTGAAGAATCCGTCCTCATTGACGGTCCCCGTCACCAAACACTGGCCGTTATCAATCTCAAAGACCTCATTGATGAAACCGCCAGTGAACTGGTACGCAAACAGCTTGAACAGGCCGCTGATGACTCCTCTGTACGTGGCGTGATTGTCCGAATCGACAGCCCGGGCGGATATGTCTCCTCCAGCGACCAGATTTATAATGAAATCAAACGTTTTCGGGAACAGACAGGCAAACCCGCCGTCGCCTTTATGCAGTCTGTAGCGGCTTCCGGCGGCTACTATTCTGCGGTCGCCTGCGACAAGATTGTTGCAGAACCGACCGTTATCACCGGCTCCATCGGCGTGATTATGAGCCATCTGGTGATTCAGGACCTGCTCGAGCAGAAACTCGGCATCAATCCGGTAGTTGTCAAAAGCGGCGAAAAGAAAGACTGGCCCAGTCTTTTCCATCGAACAACGGAAGAACAAACCGCCTACCTGAAGGAAAAACTGATTCAGCCCGCCTTTGAGCGATTTCTCGAAGTCGTCTGCGAAGGCCGACGCGATGTTTTGACTCCCGAAGAAGTACGCCGTCTTGCCGACGGCAGCATTTATCCCGCTTCGGAAGCCCTCCAAAAACGGCTGATTGATCAAATCGGCTACCTTCACGATGCCGTGGCCGTCACCGAACAATTGGCCGGGATTCAGGGCTGCCGGGTTATTGAATACAAAGAGCGTTTGGCTTTCTGGGACCTGCTGGCCGTACAGGAAAAAACTTCGTTCAAATTCGACACAAAAACTCTCCATCAATGGACCACACCTCAACTGATGTATCTATGGGACGGAAGACAATAA